A DNA window from Actinomadura luzonensis contains the following coding sequences:
- a CDS encoding TetR/AcrR family transcriptional regulator — MGPTGRRGRPRSEAADARILDAALESLLDRGYDRFSVDEVAMQAGVAKTTLYRRWPTKDHLIVTVVARLQDSVPVEYTGDVRADLTHYLGEIVAGLHRMRQAGRPATSGDASAGLVAEVAAAAARHADVGAAVQAMFHRRNALVLTLLEHAREHGELHADVEPEVLFDQLAGALYYRLLVTGRPIDEAYVDRLVASTLRGASA; from the coding sequence GTGGGACCGACTGGACGACGCGGGCGACCGCGGTCTGAGGCGGCTGACGCCCGCATCCTCGATGCGGCGCTGGAGTCGCTACTCGATCGCGGTTATGACCGGTTCTCGGTCGACGAGGTCGCCATGCAGGCCGGGGTCGCCAAGACCACGCTGTACCGGAGGTGGCCCACCAAGGACCACCTGATCGTCACCGTGGTCGCGCGGCTCCAGGACTCCGTGCCGGTGGAGTACACCGGGGACGTCCGCGCGGATCTCACCCACTACTTGGGCGAGATCGTCGCAGGCCTCCACCGGATGCGGCAGGCCGGCCGCCCCGCCACCTCGGGCGACGCCTCCGCGGGCCTGGTCGCCGAGGTCGCCGCGGCGGCCGCCCGCCACGCCGACGTCGGCGCGGCGGTCCAGGCGATGTTCCACCGCCGCAACGCCCTGGTGCTGACACTGCTCGAACACGCCCGCGAACACGGAGAGCTTCACGCCGACGTCGAGCCCGAGGTCCTGTTCGACCAGCTCGCCGGCGCCCTGTATTACCGGCTGCTCGTCACCGGCCGCCCCATCGACGAGGCCTACGTCGACCGCCTCGTCGCCAGCACACTGCGCGGCGCATCCGCCTGA